A window of the Streptomyces albireticuli genome harbors these coding sequences:
- a CDS encoding sulfurtransferase yields the protein MTPLITAVELMNVATGDRPPTLLDVRWQLGGPPGRPAYEAGHLPGAVFVDLDTELAGPAGEGAGRHPLPDAEEFGAAMRRAGVRADRPVVVYDGGQGWAAARAWWLLRWAGHGDVRVLDGGLAEWTARGGPLTTEAPAPVEGDFAPEPGALPLLDADGAAALARRGLLLDARAGERYRGEVEPIDRVGGHIPGAVSAPTTENVGADGRFRPAKELAARFTELGAAGEPGPEVGVYCGSGVSGAHEVLALAVAGTPAALYVGSWSEWSADPSRPVATGPLPG from the coding sequence ATGACCCCTCTCATCACCGCAGTCGAACTCATGAACGTGGCGACGGGCGACCGGCCGCCCACCCTGCTGGACGTCCGCTGGCAGCTCGGCGGCCCGCCCGGCCGCCCGGCGTACGAGGCGGGGCACCTGCCCGGCGCGGTCTTCGTCGACCTCGACACCGAGCTCGCGGGCCCGGCGGGGGAGGGCGCGGGGCGGCATCCGCTGCCGGACGCCGAGGAGTTCGGGGCGGCCATGCGGCGGGCCGGTGTCCGCGCGGACCGGCCCGTGGTGGTCTACGACGGCGGCCAGGGCTGGGCCGCGGCCCGCGCCTGGTGGCTGCTGCGCTGGGCCGGGCACGGGGACGTACGGGTCCTCGACGGCGGGCTGGCGGAGTGGACCGCGCGGGGCGGGCCCCTGACCACGGAGGCCCCGGCGCCGGTGGAGGGCGACTTCGCCCCGGAGCCCGGCGCGCTGCCGCTGCTGGACGCGGACGGCGCGGCGGCGCTCGCCCGGCGGGGGCTGCTGCTGGACGCGCGGGCGGGGGAGCGGTATCGCGGTGAGGTCGAGCCGATCGACCGGGTGGGCGGGCACATCCCCGGCGCGGTCTCGGCGCCGACCACGGAGAACGTCGGCGCGGACGGGCGGTTCCGGCCCGCGAAGGAGCTCGCCGCGCGGTTCACGGAGCTCGGGGCGGCGGGGGAGCCGGGCCCGGAGGTGGGCGTCTACTGCGGCTCGGGCGTCTCCGGGGCGCACGAGGTGCTGGCCCTGGCGGTGGCGGGCACCCCGGCGGCCCTCTACGTGGGCTCCTGGAGCGAGTGGTCGGCCGACCCGTCCCGCCCGGTCGCCACGGGGCCCCTGCCGGGCTGA
- a CDS encoding VOC family protein, which translates to MTEVWGSPQSGTGEARHTPGTPCWTSLLAHDLESIKDFYSGLFGWAYYSPGPRQLGPYVRATLDGRDVAGLGELTPGRRLPTAWTTYLASDDADEAAEWIRCCGGTVGVGPLAAEDAGRLVIASDPAGAPFGVWQGQRMAGAQLSGVPGTPVWHELLTRRTATVVKFYQSLFGYQTKRAEAPDTDRLTLLLDGRPVAAVRGVGAELPRERGPHWMTYFEVADAEDAAARVTGLGGRVLRPPHQGPDGDETTVADPEGAVLTLRRTAR; encoded by the coding sequence ATGACCGAGGTTTGGGGGTCTCCCCAGAGCGGTACGGGGGAGGCTCGGCACACCCCCGGCACCCCGTGCTGGACGAGTCTGCTGGCGCACGACCTGGAATCGATCAAGGACTTCTACAGCGGCCTGTTCGGCTGGGCCTACTACAGCCCGGGCCCCCGCCAGCTGGGCCCGTACGTCCGTGCCACCCTCGACGGCCGGGACGTCGCCGGGCTCGGTGAGCTGACGCCCGGCCGCCGGCTGCCGACCGCCTGGACCACGTACCTCGCCAGCGACGACGCCGACGAGGCGGCGGAGTGGATCCGCTGCTGCGGCGGCACGGTCGGGGTCGGGCCGCTGGCCGCGGAGGACGCCGGGCGGCTGGTGATCGCCTCCGACCCGGCCGGGGCGCCGTTCGGCGTGTGGCAGGGGCAGCGGATGGCCGGCGCCCAGCTGTCCGGAGTGCCGGGCACACCCGTCTGGCACGAGCTGCTGACCCGGCGGACGGCCACGGTCGTCAAGTTCTACCAGTCGCTCTTCGGATATCAGACCAAGCGGGCCGAGGCGCCGGACACCGACCGCCTCACGCTGCTCCTGGACGGCCGGCCGGTCGCCGCCGTGCGCGGCGTCGGGGCCGAGCTGCCCCGGGAGCGGGGCCCGCACTGGATGACGTACTTCGAGGTGGCGGACGCCGAGGACGCGGCGGCGCGGGTGACCGGGCTGGGCGGCCGGGTGCTGCGGCCCCCGCACCAGGGGCCGGACGGTGACGAGACCACCGTCGCGGACCCGGAGGGGGCGGTCCTCACACTCCGGCGGACGGCTCGCTGA
- a CDS encoding thymidine kinase: MPELVFFSGTMDCGKSTLALQIEHNRSARGLQGLIFTRNDRAGEGKLSSRLGLVTDSVEAGEGFDFYAHIVAHLSAGGRADYVIADEAQFLAPEQIDQLARVVDDLELDVFAFGITTDFRTKLFPGSQRLVELADRIEVLQVEALCWCGARATHNARTVGGQMVVEGAQVVVGDVNQPETVVGYEVLCRRHHRRRLTAAAARAAALSPDVLPVDPVSEPSAGV, translated from the coding sequence ATGCCCGAGCTGGTGTTCTTCTCCGGAACCATGGACTGCGGAAAGAGCACCCTCGCTCTGCAGATCGAGCACAACCGGTCCGCCCGCGGCCTGCAAGGGCTGATCTTCACCCGGAACGACCGCGCCGGCGAGGGCAAGCTCTCCTCCCGGCTCGGCCTGGTCACCGACTCCGTCGAGGCGGGCGAGGGGTTCGACTTCTACGCGCACATCGTCGCCCACCTCTCCGCGGGCGGCCGCGCGGACTACGTCATCGCCGACGAGGCGCAGTTCCTCGCCCCGGAGCAGATCGACCAGCTGGCCCGCGTCGTCGACGACCTCGAACTCGACGTCTTCGCCTTCGGCATCACCACCGACTTCCGCACCAAGCTCTTCCCCGGCTCCCAGCGCCTCGTCGAGCTGGCCGACCGGATAGAGGTGCTCCAGGTCGAGGCGCTGTGCTGGTGCGGCGCGCGGGCCACGCACAACGCCCGTACGGTCGGCGGACAGATGGTCGTCGAGGGCGCGCAGGTCGTCGTCGGCGACGTCAACCAGCCGGAGACCGTGGTGGGTTACGAGGTGCTGTGCCGCCGCCACCACCGGCGCCGGCTGACCGCGGCGGCGGCCCGCGCCGCTGCCCTGTCGCCCGACGTGCTGCCCGTCGACCCCGTCAGCGAGCCGTCCGCCGGAGTGTGA
- a CDS encoding alkaline phosphatase family protein, with amino-acid sequence MSYPLTSGAPSSWSEPAPLDPRSAPLPRYGTGSLADLLPAVASGMGVPGLSTGLELTPADRVCVFLVDGMGWELLRAHPAEAPFLHSLLPSSMNGTGEPMTAGFPSTTATSLASVGTGLPPGAHGLPGYTVADPATGALMNQLRWRPWTDPHVWQPYPTVFQLADAAGVHTCQVSAPDFQHTPLTKIALSGGTFHGRLSGEDRMDLAADRLGAADRSLVYTYYSDLDGKGHRFGVDSDDWRGQLMYVDRLAQRLAEQLPPRSVLYVTADHGMIDIPFDPESRIDFDEDWELRAGVALLGGEARARHVYAVPGAAADVLAVWREVLGEQMWVAGRDEAIEAGWFGRPGDGVDDRVHGRIGDVVAAARDDIAIVATETEPNESAMVGLHGSMTPVEQLVPLLEVRS; translated from the coding sequence ATGTCCTACCCGCTGACCTCGGGCGCTCCGTCCTCCTGGTCCGAGCCCGCCCCGCTCGACCCCCGCTCCGCCCCCCTCCCGCGCTACGGCACCGGCTCGCTCGCCGACCTGCTGCCCGCCGTCGCCTCCGGCATGGGCGTCCCCGGCCTCTCCACCGGCCTGGAGCTGACCCCCGCCGACCGCGTCTGCGTCTTCCTGGTCGACGGCATGGGCTGGGAGCTGCTGCGCGCCCACCCCGCCGAGGCACCGTTCCTGCATTCGCTGCTGCCGAGCTCCATGAACGGCACCGGCGAGCCGATGACCGCGGGCTTCCCCTCCACCACCGCGACCTCGCTCGCCTCCGTCGGCACCGGACTGCCGCCGGGCGCCCACGGCCTGCCCGGCTACACCGTCGCCGACCCGGCGACCGGCGCGCTGATGAACCAGCTGCGCTGGCGCCCGTGGACCGACCCGCACGTCTGGCAGCCGTACCCCACCGTCTTCCAGCTCGCGGACGCCGCCGGCGTGCACACCTGCCAGGTCTCCGCGCCCGACTTCCAGCACACCCCGCTGACGAAGATCGCGCTCAGCGGCGGCACCTTCCACGGCCGGCTCTCCGGCGAGGACCGCATGGACCTCGCCGCCGACCGGCTGGGCGCCGCCGACCGCTCGCTCGTCTACACCTACTACAGCGACCTCGACGGCAAGGGCCACCGCTTCGGCGTCGACTCCGACGACTGGCGCGGCCAGCTGATGTACGTCGACCGGCTGGCCCAGCGCCTCGCCGAGCAGCTGCCGCCCCGCTCGGTGCTCTACGTCACCGCCGACCACGGCATGATCGACATCCCGTTCGACCCCGAGTCGCGCATCGACTTCGACGAGGACTGGGAGCTGCGCGCCGGCGTGGCCCTCCTCGGCGGCGAGGCCCGCGCCCGCCACGTCTACGCGGTGCCCGGCGCCGCCGCCGACGTCCTGGCCGTCTGGCGCGAGGTGCTCGGCGAGCAGATGTGGGTGGCCGGCCGCGACGAGGCCATCGAGGCGGGCTGGTTCGGCCGGCCCGGCGACGGCGTGGACGACCGGGTGCACGGCCGGATCGGCGACGTGGTGGCCGCGGCCCGCGACGACATCGCGATCGTCGCCACCGAGACCGAGCCCAACGAGTCCGCGATGGTCGGGCTGCACGGCTCCATGACCCCCGTGGAGCAGCTGGTGCCGCTCCTCGAAGTCCGGTCCTGA
- a CDS encoding DUF5998 family protein — MAKTGTTTQGLRAAIERSGYYPALVAEAVEAAVGGEPVVSYLVHQETTFDSNEVRRHVTVLVLTGNRFIVSHTDEQAADGTSPSPYATTSTESVKLDRISSVVLSRVVANPEAYTPGTLPREVVLTIGWGAVSRIDLEPAACGDPNCDADHGYTGSATADDLSLRVSEAGDGPDTVRQALAFAQALSEATAATGR, encoded by the coding sequence ATGGCGAAGACCGGTACGACGACCCAAGGGCTGCGCGCGGCGATCGAGCGCAGCGGCTACTACCCGGCCCTCGTGGCCGAGGCGGTGGAGGCCGCCGTGGGCGGGGAGCCGGTCGTGTCGTACCTCGTGCACCAGGAGACGACGTTCGACTCCAACGAGGTGCGCCGCCATGTGACGGTCCTCGTCCTCACGGGCAACCGCTTCATCGTCAGCCACACCGACGAGCAGGCGGCCGACGGCACCTCCCCGTCCCCGTACGCCACCACCTCCACCGAGTCCGTGAAGCTCGACCGGATCTCCTCCGTGGTGCTCAGCCGCGTCGTCGCCAACCCCGAGGCGTACACCCCGGGCACCCTGCCCCGCGAGGTCGTCCTCACCATCGGCTGGGGCGCGGTCTCCCGGATCGACCTGGAGCCCGCCGCCTGCGGCGACCCCAACTGCGACGCCGACCACGGCTACACCGGCTCCGCCACCGCGGACGACCTGAGCCTGCGCGTCAGCGAGGCGGGCGACGGCCCGGACACCGTCCGGCAGGCCCTCGCCTTCGCCCAGGCGCTCTCCGAGGCGACCGCGGCGACCGGCCGCTGA
- a CDS encoding bifunctional GNAT family N-acetyltransferase/acetate--CoA ligase family protein — MQTPSEQVYPAHWEADVVLRDGGTAHLRPITADDAGRLVSFYEQVSDESKYYRFFAPYPRLSDRDVHRFTHHDYVDRVGLAATVGGEFIATVRYDRIDPRGLPSSGPADEAEVAFLVQDAHQGRGVASALLEHIAAVARERSIRRFAAEVLPANTKMIKVFTDAGYTQKRSFEDGVVRLELDLEPTDRSLAVQRAREQRAEARSVHRLIAPGSVAVVGTGREPGGMGRAVLRNLREGGFTGSLHAVNRAFPEGGSVLEPEGVPAHRSVLDIPGPVDLAVVAVPAEQVPSVVAECGEHGVQGLVVLSAGYAESGADGRDRQRELVRQARSYGMRLIGPNAFGLINTAPGVRLNASLSPELPAAGRLGLFSQSGAIGIALLSGLHRRAAGLVGVSTFVSAGNRADVSGNDFLQYWHDDPDTDVVVMYLESIGNPRKFARLARRTAARKPVVVVKGARHGGAAPTGHAVPTTRIPDATVSDLLRQAGVIRVDTVTELADTGLLLASQPLPAGPRVAILGNSESLALLTYDACLTDGLRPQPPYDLSTAAEPEDFRAALALALADDECDAVVVTAIPWVGEASAADLARALRAAVAAAPAAKPVTVVHLEIPGLAEALAAPEGGSDGESAGSGGDGDGERPAPAVRIPAYPAAERAVRALAEAVRYARWRRLAAEPGKVPEYDDIDEAGAAADIDVLLAAHGAVPGTSPTEPADPRAVTLSAADTQRLLARYGIAVLPALPAPDPDTAVRAARRLGFPVALKPTAPHLRHRADLGGVRLDLGGETELRRSYTELTELLGKPEETRFVVQSMAPRGVDTVVRAAIDPAAGAVLSFGLAGAPSLLLGDTAHRLVPVTDRDAAEQIRSVRTAPLLFGWRGSTPVDTRALEELLLRVSRLVDDHPEVVGADLEPVIVAPQGVHVLGAVIRLAPPPARTDLGPRSLPAY; from the coding sequence ATGCAGACGCCGTCCGAGCAGGTGTATCCGGCCCACTGGGAAGCCGACGTGGTGCTGCGCGACGGCGGTACCGCGCACCTCCGCCCCATCACGGCCGACGACGCCGGGCGGCTGGTCAGCTTCTACGAACAGGTCTCGGACGAGTCGAAGTACTACCGCTTCTTCGCCCCCTATCCCCGCCTCTCCGACCGGGACGTGCACCGCTTCACCCATCACGACTACGTCGACCGGGTCGGGCTCGCCGCCACCGTCGGCGGCGAGTTCATCGCCACCGTCCGCTACGACCGGATCGACCCCCGCGGCCTGCCCTCCTCCGGCCCGGCCGACGAGGCGGAGGTCGCCTTCCTGGTCCAGGACGCCCACCAGGGCCGCGGCGTCGCCTCCGCCCTGCTGGAGCACATCGCGGCCGTCGCCCGCGAGCGCTCCATCCGGCGCTTCGCCGCCGAGGTGCTGCCCGCCAACACCAAGATGATCAAGGTGTTCACGGACGCCGGCTACACCCAGAAGCGCAGTTTCGAGGACGGCGTCGTCCGCCTGGAGCTGGACCTGGAGCCCACCGACCGGTCCCTCGCCGTGCAGCGCGCCCGCGAGCAGCGCGCCGAGGCCCGCTCCGTCCACCGCCTGATCGCCCCCGGCTCCGTCGCCGTCGTCGGCACCGGCCGCGAGCCCGGCGGGATGGGCCGGGCCGTGCTGCGCAATCTGCGCGAGGGCGGGTTCACGGGCAGCCTGCACGCGGTCAACCGCGCCTTCCCCGAGGGCGGCTCCGTCCTGGAGCCCGAGGGCGTGCCGGCCCACCGCTCGGTCCTCGACATCCCCGGCCCGGTCGACCTCGCCGTCGTGGCCGTCCCCGCCGAGCAGGTGCCCTCCGTCGTCGCCGAGTGCGGCGAGCACGGCGTCCAGGGCCTCGTCGTCCTCTCCGCCGGCTACGCCGAGAGCGGCGCCGACGGCCGCGACCGGCAGCGCGAGCTGGTCCGCCAGGCCCGCTCGTACGGCATGCGCCTCATCGGGCCCAACGCCTTCGGCCTGATCAACACCGCCCCGGGCGTCCGGCTCAACGCCTCGCTCTCGCCCGAGCTGCCCGCCGCCGGCCGGCTCGGCCTCTTCAGCCAGTCCGGCGCCATCGGCATCGCCCTGCTGTCCGGGCTGCACCGCCGCGCCGCCGGCCTGGTCGGGGTCTCCACCTTCGTCTCCGCCGGCAACCGCGCCGACGTCTCCGGCAACGACTTCCTCCAGTACTGGCACGACGACCCGGACACCGACGTCGTCGTCATGTACCTGGAGTCCATCGGCAACCCCCGCAAGTTCGCCCGGCTCGCCCGGCGCACGGCGGCCCGCAAGCCGGTCGTCGTCGTCAAGGGCGCCCGGCACGGCGGCGCCGCGCCCACCGGGCACGCCGTCCCCACCACCCGCATCCCCGACGCCACCGTCTCCGACCTGCTGCGGCAGGCCGGCGTGATCCGCGTCGACACCGTCACCGAGCTGGCCGACACCGGGCTGCTGCTCGCCTCCCAGCCGCTGCCGGCCGGTCCCCGCGTCGCCATCCTCGGCAATTCCGAGTCCCTCGCCCTCCTCACCTACGACGCCTGCCTGACCGACGGCCTGCGCCCCCAGCCGCCGTACGACCTGTCGACGGCCGCCGAGCCGGAGGACTTCCGCGCCGCCCTGGCCCTGGCCCTCGCGGACGACGAGTGCGACGCCGTCGTCGTCACCGCCATCCCCTGGGTCGGCGAGGCCTCCGCGGCCGACCTCGCGCGGGCGCTGCGCGCCGCGGTGGCCGCCGCCCCGGCGGCGAAGCCGGTGACGGTGGTCCATCTGGAGATCCCGGGCCTCGCCGAGGCCCTCGCGGCTCCCGAGGGCGGGAGCGACGGCGAAAGCGCCGGCAGCGGCGGTGACGGCGACGGGGAGCGCCCGGCCCCCGCCGTCCGGATCCCCGCCTACCCCGCCGCCGAGCGTGCCGTACGGGCCCTGGCCGAGGCCGTGCGGTACGCCCGCTGGCGGCGGCTGGCCGCCGAGCCCGGCAAGGTGCCCGAGTACGACGACATCGACGAGGCGGGCGCCGCCGCCGACATCGACGTCCTGCTCGCCGCCCACGGCGCCGTGCCCGGGACCTCGCCCACGGAGCCCGCGGACCCCCGCGCCGTCACCCTCTCCGCCGCCGACACCCAGCGCCTGCTCGCCCGCTACGGCATCGCCGTGCTGCCCGCGCTGCCCGCCCCCGACCCCGACACCGCCGTCCGCGCCGCCCGGCGGCTCGGCTTCCCCGTCGCCCTCAAGCCCACCGCCCCGCACCTGCGCCACCGCGCCGACCTCGGCGGCGTCCGGCTCGACCTGGGCGGCGAGACGGAACTGCGGAGGTCCTACACCGAGTTGACCGAGCTCCTCGGCAAGCCCGAGGAGACCCGCTTCGTCGTCCAGTCGATGGCCCCGCGCGGCGTCGACACCGTCGTGCGGGCCGCCATCGACCCCGCCGCCGGGGCCGTGCTCTCCTTCGGCCTGGCCGGGGCGCCCTCCCTGCTGCTCGGCGACACCGCGCACCGCCTCGTGCCCGTCACCGACCGGGACGCCGCGGAGCAGATCCGCTCGGTCCGCACCGCGCCGCTCCTCTTCGGCTGGCGCGGCAGCACCCCGGTGGACACCCGGGCCCTGGAGGAGCTGCTGCTGCGCGTCTCCCGCCTGGTCGACGACCACCCCGAGGTCGTCGGCGCCGACCTGGAGCCCGTGATCGTCGCGCCGCAAGGGGTCCATGTGCTCGGCGCCGTCATCCGCCTCGCCCCGCCCCCGGCCCGCACTGACCTCGGCCCGCGCAGCCTCCCGGCCTACTGA
- a CDS encoding HPr family phosphocarrier protein, with amino-acid sequence MAERRVNVGWAEGLHARPASIFVRAATAAGVPMTIAKADGNPVNAASMLAVLGLGAQGGEEIVLASDAEGAEAALDRLAKLVAEGLEELPETV; translated from the coding sequence ATGGCTGAGCGCCGCGTCAACGTCGGCTGGGCCGAGGGCCTCCACGCCCGTCCGGCGTCGATCTTCGTTCGTGCGGCGACCGCCGCCGGCGTCCCGATGACGATCGCCAAGGCCGACGGCAACCCCGTCAACGCCGCCTCTATGCTGGCCGTGCTGGGCCTGGGCGCCCAGGGTGGCGAGGAGATCGTGCTCGCGTCCGACGCCGAGGGTGCCGAGGCCGCCCTGGACCGTCTGGCGAAGCTGGTCGCCGAGGGTCTCGAGGAGCTCCCGGAGACCGTCTGA
- a CDS encoding GntR family transcriptional regulator: MNGDGKAAPNGGRISAHAVCTAIRDDIVTGVFPPGGRLTEEVLARRYGVSRVPVREALRTLASEGFVTTRRHAGACVAEPTEQEAADLIEVRALLEPLGAARAAQRRTEAHLKVLRGLVRLGQERARGGRTGELRPLDDWFDETLAQASGSPSLAALLTQLRLKISWVYVPEPPARPVVAWDTCAALVDAVARGDADRARALATARADRAPGAYRLRSASRPRHAGGPERPPAQTDREHRKQTPGQSPKQSVHTASARS, from the coding sequence GTGAACGGCGATGGTAAAGCGGCACCGAACGGCGGCCGCATTTCGGCGCACGCGGTCTGCACGGCGATCCGCGACGACATCGTCACGGGCGTCTTCCCGCCCGGTGGCCGGCTCACCGAGGAGGTCCTCGCCCGCCGGTACGGCGTCTCCCGGGTGCCCGTGCGCGAGGCGCTGCGCACCCTCGCCTCCGAAGGCTTCGTGACCACCCGCAGGCACGCGGGCGCCTGTGTCGCCGAGCCCACCGAGCAGGAGGCGGCCGATCTCATCGAGGTCCGGGCGCTGCTGGAGCCGCTGGGCGCCGCGCGGGCCGCGCAGCGCCGTACGGAGGCGCACCTGAAGGTGCTGCGCGGCCTGGTCAGGCTCGGCCAGGAGCGGGCCCGCGGCGGCCGCACGGGCGAGCTGCGCCCCTTGGACGACTGGTTCGACGAGACGCTCGCCCAGGCGTCCGGCAGCCCCAGCCTCGCGGCCCTGCTCACCCAGCTCCGGCTCAAGATCTCCTGGGTGTACGTGCCGGAGCCGCCGGCCCGGCCGGTGGTGGCCTGGGACACCTGCGCGGCCCTGGTCGACGCCGTCGCGCGCGGGGACGCCGACCGGGCGCGGGCGCTCGCCACGGCCCGCGCCGACCGGGCGCCCGGCGCCTACCGGCTGCGGAGCGCGTCCCGGCCGCGGCACGCCGGGGGCCCGGAGCGGCCGCCGGCGCAAACGGACCGGGAGCACCGGAAACAAACCCCCGGACAAAGCCCGAAACAATCTGTGCACACGGCGAGCGCACGTTCTTAA
- a CDS encoding M23 family metallopeptidase, with protein sequence MAFTRATGKHRRPSRAVRTGANIAGIATLTATGVVAGFAAPALAATTDDAPRAEDTGLTQAIVIGEDTATRVGEQAEVQRSSAEETSARLQAEAEAKKQAAETKKLADEAARKAEAERKEQERIAREEERKKLNAYVSPIEGSYVSTSYKASSGLWSSGSHTGVDFHAESGTSVRSVGAGTVVEAGYGGAYGNNVVIKHNDGTYTQYGHLSSIGVSAGQTVTAGQEIGISGATGNVTGPHLHFEARTGPSYGSDIDPVEYLRSHGVGI encoded by the coding sequence ATGGCGTTCACTCGTGCCACCGGGAAGCACCGTCGTCCGAGCCGCGCCGTGCGCACCGGCGCGAACATCGCGGGCATAGCCACCCTGACGGCCACCGGCGTCGTCGCCGGCTTCGCCGCCCCCGCGCTCGCCGCCACCACCGACGACGCCCCGCGCGCCGAGGACACCGGCCTCACCCAGGCCATCGTCATCGGTGAGGACACCGCCACCCGCGTGGGCGAGCAGGCCGAGGTCCAGCGCAGCTCCGCCGAGGAGACCAGCGCCCGCCTCCAGGCCGAGGCCGAGGCGAAGAAGCAGGCCGCCGAGACCAAGAAGCTCGCGGACGAGGCCGCCCGCAAGGCCGAGGCCGAGCGCAAGGAGCAGGAGCGCATCGCCCGCGAGGAAGAGCGCAAGAAGCTCAACGCCTACGTGTCGCCGATCGAGGGCTCGTACGTCTCGACCTCGTACAAGGCCTCCAGCGGCCTGTGGTCCTCCGGCAGCCACACCGGCGTCGACTTCCACGCCGAGTCCGGCACGTCGGTCCGCTCCGTCGGCGCGGGCACCGTGGTCGAGGCCGGCTACGGCGGCGCCTACGGCAACAACGTCGTCATCAAGCACAACGACGGCACCTACACCCAGTACGGCCACCTGTCGTCCATCGGCGTCAGCGCCGGCCAGACGGTGACCGCGGGCCAGGAGATCGGCATCTCCGGCGCCACCGGCAACGTCACCGGCCCGCACCTGCACTTCGAGGCCCGCACCGGCCCCTCCTACGGCTCCGACATCGACCCGGTGGAGTACCTGCGCTCGCACGGCGTCGGCATCTGA
- a CDS encoding M16 family metallopeptidase, producing the protein MTFHPQPQPGAPTPWAFPAPERGQLPNGLTVLRCHRPGQQVVAVEINLDAPLEAEPAGLDGVSTIMARALSEGTDKLTAEEFAAELERCGATLDAHADHPGVRISLEVPASRLVKALGLLADALRAPAFPDGEVERLVRNRLDEIPHELANPARRAAMALSAQLFPADSRMSRPRQGTEESVERIDAASVRAFYEAHVRPVTTTAVVVGDFTGVDLDAALADTLGAWTGSPAAPRQAPPITADDTGRVVIVDRPGAVQTQLLIGRIGADRHDRVWPAQVLGTYCLGGTLTSRLDRVLREEKGYTYGVRAFGQVLRSTPDGTGAAMLAISGSVDTASTGPALDDLWTVLRTLAAEGLTDAERDVAVQNLVGVAPLKYETAAAVAGTLADQVEQHLPDDFQARLYERLAATGTVEATAAAVNAFPVDRLVTVLVGDAAQIAEPVKALGIGEVTVVTG; encoded by the coding sequence ATGACCTTCCACCCGCAGCCGCAGCCCGGCGCGCCCACGCCGTGGGCCTTCCCGGCCCCCGAGCGCGGTCAGCTGCCCAACGGCCTGACGGTGCTGCGCTGCCACCGCCCCGGCCAGCAGGTCGTCGCCGTCGAGATCAACCTCGACGCGCCCCTGGAGGCCGAGCCGGCCGGCCTCGACGGCGTCTCCACCATCATGGCGCGCGCCCTCTCCGAGGGCACCGACAAGCTGACGGCCGAGGAGTTCGCCGCCGAGCTGGAGCGCTGCGGCGCCACCCTCGACGCGCACGCCGACCACCCGGGCGTCCGGATCTCCCTGGAGGTCCCGGCCTCCCGGCTGGTCAAGGCGCTGGGTCTGCTCGCCGACGCGCTGCGCGCCCCGGCCTTCCCCGACGGCGAGGTCGAGCGGCTCGTCCGCAACCGCCTGGACGAGATCCCGCACGAGCTGGCCAACCCCGCCCGCCGGGCGGCCATGGCCCTCTCGGCGCAGCTCTTCCCGGCCGACTCGCGGATGTCGCGCCCCCGTCAGGGCACCGAGGAGAGCGTCGAGCGCATCGACGCCGCGTCCGTGCGGGCCTTCTACGAGGCGCACGTCCGCCCCGTCACCACCACCGCCGTTGTCGTCGGCGACTTCACCGGCGTCGACCTGGACGCCGCGCTCGCGGACACCCTCGGCGCCTGGACGGGCTCTCCCGCGGCCCCCCGGCAGGCCCCGCCCATCACGGCGGACGACACGGGCCGTGTGGTCATCGTGGACCGGCCGGGCGCCGTCCAGACCCAGCTGCTCATCGGCCGGATCGGCGCCGACCGGCACGACCGGGTCTGGCCCGCCCAGGTGCTCGGCACCTACTGCCTCGGCGGCACCCTCACCTCCCGCCTGGACCGCGTCCTGCGCGAGGAGAAGGGCTACACCTACGGCGTCCGGGCGTTCGGCCAGGTGCTGCGCTCCACGCCGGACGGCACGGGCGCGGCCATGCTGGCCATCAGCGGCTCGGTGGACACCGCCTCCACCGGCCCGGCCCTCGACGACCTGTGGACCGTGCTGCGCACCCTCGCGGCCGAGGGTCTGACGGACGCCGAGCGCGATGTGGCGGTGCAGAACCTCGTCGGCGTCGCGCCGCTGAAGTACGAGACGGCGGCGGCCGTCGCGGGCACGCTGGCCGACCAGGTCGAGCAGCACCTCCCGGACGACTTCCAGGCCCGGCTCTACGAACGTCTCGCGGCGACGGGCACGGTGGAGGCCACGGCGGCCGCCGTCAACGCCTTCCCGGTCGACCGGCTCGTGACGGTCCTCGTGGGCGACGCCGCGCAGATCGCGGAGCCCGTGAAGGCCCTGGGCATCGGCGAGGTGACGGTCGTCACCGGCTGA